Proteins co-encoded in one Novosphingobium sp. PP1Y genomic window:
- a CDS encoding cation-translocating P-type ATPase, giving the protein MSKSRGDDMVEQTDAHAIVMGRWWRFKVHGLDCQNEVRLLKAVLVPLVGDEQLLSFQPKRGLLDVDVESGIGVEALIAAVSTTGMTAELQTADAFAEDKVEAGGCSSCSGEPTPVEQMLPDRPNSVIFKIHGMDCGDEVAVLKREVGPVVGLEKLSFDLINGRMSVAGATDALHHIEILKAVERTGMRAELWKEGVNSAGAQAEQRRRRIQAALTIASGVLVVAGFAIHVRASGLAAVLHESLAREAHPPFLAMLAYSLAILSAVRYVAPKAVLAARRLRPDMNLLMIVAVAGALGIGQWFEAATVAFFFALALALEAWSLGRARRAVAALMDIAPDSARIRDAAGVEKDVPVAEVAVGTQVIVPPGGKIPLDGRVVAGTSAVDQAPITGESVPVTVEQGATVFAGTINGMGAIELITTRPASDTTLARIVRMVGEAQSKRAPTEQWVERFARIYTPVVMVLALAVFLVPPLLLGGSWAAWFYQALVLLVIACPCALVISTPVSIVAGLTGAARQGVLVKGGVHLETPARITAIAMDKTGTLTLGRPKVIELIPLGGRHELELLAVAAAIEARSEHPIARAILDAAAERGVDVVPAKSVTALPGKGIVGVIDGREAWVGSPGYLGERLGNAADDALAVQLHRIAGAGLTGIVVGEAESVIGVIAVGDAMRPEARQIVAQLHKLGIAQIVMLTGDGRAPAEAIARDTGVDEVHSELLPEQKVQAIERLVAQHGLVAMVGDGVNDAPAMARSGLGIAMGAIGSDAAIETADIALMQDDLSRLPWLIRHSRATLAVIRQNIGFSLGIKLVFAGLTLLGMASLWGAIAADVGASLLVVLNGMRLVGRDQRVR; this is encoded by the coding sequence ATGTCGAAGAGTCGAGGTGACGATATGGTCGAGCAAACCGACGCGCACGCTATCGTGATGGGCCGCTGGTGGCGTTTCAAGGTCCACGGGCTCGACTGCCAGAATGAGGTTCGACTTCTCAAGGCAGTCCTCGTCCCGCTTGTCGGGGACGAGCAGCTGTTGTCGTTCCAGCCGAAGCGCGGTCTCCTCGATGTCGATGTCGAGTCCGGCATCGGAGTGGAGGCGCTGATCGCGGCCGTATCGACCACCGGAATGACAGCCGAATTGCAAACCGCGGATGCATTCGCGGAGGATAAAGTAGAGGCCGGCGGTTGCAGCAGCTGCTCGGGCGAACCGACGCCTGTCGAACAGATGCTTCCTGACCGTCCGAATAGCGTCATCTTCAAAATCCACGGCATGGACTGCGGTGACGAAGTCGCGGTGCTCAAGCGCGAAGTCGGGCCGGTCGTCGGGTTGGAGAAGCTATCGTTCGATCTCATCAATGGCCGCATGTCGGTCGCGGGTGCTACCGACGCCCTACATCACATCGAAATATTGAAGGCGGTCGAGCGCACCGGCATGCGCGCCGAGCTCTGGAAAGAAGGCGTGAACAGTGCCGGCGCGCAAGCCGAGCAGCGCCGGCGCCGCATCCAGGCGGCGCTGACGATCGCGAGCGGCGTGTTGGTCGTGGCGGGCTTTGCGATCCATGTCCGCGCGAGCGGCCTCGCCGCGGTGTTGCACGAGAGTCTGGCGCGGGAGGCTCATCCTCCCTTCCTCGCCATGCTCGCCTATTCGCTGGCGATCCTCTCGGCGGTTCGGTACGTCGCCCCCAAGGCGGTCCTCGCGGCACGGCGGCTCCGGCCGGACATGAACCTGCTCATGATCGTCGCGGTGGCGGGCGCCCTGGGCATCGGGCAATGGTTCGAAGCGGCGACCGTGGCGTTCTTCTTCGCGCTTGCTCTTGCCCTCGAGGCATGGAGCCTTGGACGTGCCCGCCGCGCCGTCGCGGCGCTCATGGACATCGCGCCCGACTCTGCCCGGATACGCGATGCCGCGGGTGTCGAGAAGGATGTGCCGGTCGCCGAGGTCGCGGTCGGAACGCAGGTGATCGTTCCGCCCGGCGGCAAGATTCCGCTCGATGGGCGCGTGGTCGCGGGGACCAGCGCGGTCGATCAGGCGCCGATTACAGGCGAAAGCGTACCCGTCACCGTCGAGCAAGGCGCAACGGTCTTTGCCGGGACCATCAACGGCATGGGCGCGATCGAGCTCATAACGACCCGGCCAGCCTCCGACACGACGCTCGCCCGTATCGTGCGGATGGTCGGTGAAGCGCAGAGCAAGCGTGCGCCGACCGAACAATGGGTGGAACGCTTCGCACGGATCTACACGCCGGTGGTGATGGTGCTTGCGCTGGCGGTGTTCCTCGTGCCGCCGCTTCTGCTCGGGGGCAGTTGGGCCGCCTGGTTTTATCAGGCGCTGGTGTTGCTTGTCATCGCCTGCCCCTGCGCCCTGGTTATCTCGACCCCCGTCAGCATCGTTGCGGGACTGACCGGCGCAGCCCGGCAGGGCGTGCTGGTCAAAGGCGGGGTCCATCTCGAAACCCCCGCTCGCATCACCGCGATCGCCATGGACAAGACGGGCACGCTCACGCTTGGACGTCCCAAGGTGATCGAACTGATCCCGCTTGGCGGCCGGCACGAACTTGAACTGCTGGCGGTTGCGGCTGCTATCGAAGCGCGAAGCGAGCACCCGATTGCGCGTGCGATCCTCGATGCCGCCGCGGAACGCGGCGTTGACGTGGTCCCCGCAAAGTCCGTAACGGCGTTGCCCGGCAAAGGCATCGTTGGCGTGATCGATGGTCGCGAGGCCTGGGTCGGGTCTCCCGGCTATCTTGGAGAGCGGCTTGGGAACGCAGCCGATGATGCGCTTGCCGTCCAATTGCATCGCATAGCCGGGGCTGGACTGACCGGGATCGTTGTCGGTGAGGCGGAGTCAGTCATCGGAGTGATTGCCGTCGGTGACGCGATGCGCCCCGAGGCCCGACAGATCGTAGCGCAACTGCATAAGCTCGGTATCGCGCAGATCGTCATGCTGACCGGAGACGGTCGTGCGCCTGCCGAGGCCATCGCGCGCGATACCGGCGTGGATGAGGTTCACTCCGAGCTGCTTCCCGAACAGAAGGTCCAGGCGATTGAAAGGCTGGTAGCACAGCACGGCCTGGTCGCCATGGTTGGTGACGGCGTCAATGATGCGCCGGCGATGGCGCGCTCGGGCCTCGGCATCGCCATGGGCGCGATTGGCAGCGATGCGGCGATCGAGACGGCGGATATCGCGCTGATGCAGGACGATCTCTCTCGCCTGCCGTGGCTCATCCGGCATTCGAGGGCGACGCTCGCCGTCATCCGGCAGAACATCGGCTTCTCGCTGGGGATAAAACTCGTTTTCGCAGGCTTGACGCTGCTTGGCATGGCGTCGCTCTGGGGCGCGATCGCTGCGGATGTCGGCGCCTCCCTCCTGGTCGTGCTCAATGGCATGCGTCTTGTCGGTCGCGATCAGCGGGTCCGATAA
- a CDS encoding helix-turn-helix domain-containing protein, translating into MSVELLSIGKLAKATGTKVETIRYYESVGLLAPPGRTKGNYRAYSAQHLARLSFIRRARALGFSIDQVQELLKLADQKDISCKAVDTIAREHLAEIDRKLRDLNTLRSELSSVIVQCGQGTISECRIIETLAPDSVAGG; encoded by the coding sequence ATGTCCGTCGAGCTACTCAGCATTGGAAAGCTCGCGAAAGCGACAGGGACGAAGGTCGAGACAATTCGCTACTATGAGAGTGTAGGCTTGCTTGCCCCGCCGGGGCGAACGAAGGGCAATTATCGGGCCTATTCCGCGCAGCATCTCGCACGGCTCAGCTTCATCCGCCGGGCACGCGCGCTGGGTTTCTCGATCGACCAGGTCCAGGAGCTTCTCAAGCTCGCGGACCAGAAAGACATTTCGTGCAAGGCCGTCGACACGATCGCCCGCGAACATCTCGCCGAGATCGACCGGAAGCTTCGGGATCTGAATACCCTCAGATCCGAACTGAGCAGCGTTATCGTCCAGTGCGGGCAGGGCACCATTTCCGAGTGCCGGATCATCGAGACCCTGGCGCCGGATTCCGTGGCGGGCGGTTAG
- a CDS encoding cytochrome c/FTR1 family iron permease, giving the protein MLAVLGAVFCTLGASAIAQAETADVQTAWRLLDYMAVDYGDAVSGGRIKSASEYAEMTEFAASVSARLAALPPTPERARLLEGATRLQAVVAAKGSPSQVADLAHGLAADLLKAYPVPLAPAKAPDFARGATLFAQNCASCHGAAGDGRGPNAAKLATPPIAFTDVARARQRSPFALYQVIDQGIDGTAMQSFSSLPSDDRWALAFYAGHFAFSDAAAKEGERLWKADPSLRQRIPDLTALAGLTPETLAKSMGPEQADAIIAYLRRHPEAVVQQAPGSLDVARGKLAQSLAAYRAGNRHAAQELALSAYLDGFEPLEPMLTARDATLMGHIESAMGEFRASLQQGRPADEVATRVQVLGGLFDDAEAALSPDAASSASTFVGALTILLREGLEALLIVVAMIAFLRKADRPEVLPYVHAGWIGALAVGALTWAIATYAIGISGASRELTEGFGSLFAAVVLLSVGIWMHGKAQADQWQRYIREKMSRALSRQSAWFLFGLAFVVVYREVFETILFYAALWTQGNGGMMLAGAGSAVLLLGFIAWAMLRYSRDLPIAKFFAYSAWLMAILTIVLAGKGVAALQEAGIIDIAPFAGGIRVSMLGIFPTFQSMGAQLLMLVAVGGGFVLNRRRAAAT; this is encoded by the coding sequence ATGTTGGCGGTGCTTGGTGCCGTGTTCTGTACACTGGGTGCAAGCGCCATCGCCCAGGCCGAAACGGCGGATGTCCAGACCGCATGGCGGCTTCTAGACTATATGGCGGTCGACTATGGTGATGCGGTCTCCGGAGGCAGGATCAAGAGTGCCTCCGAATATGCTGAAATGACCGAGTTCGCGGCGTCGGTCTCCGCGCGCCTCGCGGCGCTGCCGCCAACGCCTGAACGCGCCCGGCTCCTCGAGGGCGCGACACGGCTTCAGGCGGTCGTTGCCGCCAAGGGCTCGCCGAGCCAGGTTGCCGATCTTGCCCATGGTCTCGCCGCCGATCTGCTGAAAGCCTATCCGGTCCCGCTTGCTCCGGCCAAGGCACCCGATTTCGCCCGTGGCGCGACGCTCTTCGCCCAGAATTGCGCGAGCTGCCACGGTGCGGCCGGCGATGGTCGTGGCCCGAACGCCGCCAAGCTCGCCACCCCGCCGATCGCGTTCACCGATGTCGCCCGGGCCCGCCAGCGCAGTCCCTTCGCGCTCTATCAGGTGATTGACCAGGGCATCGACGGCACGGCGATGCAAAGCTTCTCATCGCTGCCATCTGATGATCGCTGGGCGCTTGCTTTCTATGCGGGACATTTCGCCTTTTCCGATGCGGCCGCTAAGGAGGGCGAACGGCTATGGAAAGCCGATCCCAGCCTTCGCCAAAGGATTCCCGATCTGACGGCACTGGCCGGGCTGACCCCGGAAACGCTCGCCAAGAGCATGGGGCCCGAGCAGGCCGATGCGATCATAGCCTATCTGCGCCGCCACCCCGAAGCCGTGGTTCAGCAGGCACCGGGCTCGCTTGACGTGGCGCGGGGCAAGCTGGCGCAGAGCCTCGCGGCCTATCGCGCGGGCAATCGCCATGCGGCGCAGGAATTAGCGCTGTCGGCCTATCTCGACGGGTTCGAGCCGCTCGAACCCATGCTGACCGCGCGTGACGCAACGCTTATGGGGCATATCGAGAGCGCCATGGGCGAATTCCGCGCATCGCTCCAGCAAGGCCGCCCGGCCGACGAGGTGGCGACCCGCGTCCAGGTGCTCGGTGGTCTGTTCGATGACGCGGAAGCTGCGCTGTCTCCGGACGCGGCGAGCAGTGCATCGACCTTCGTCGGCGCTCTCACCATCCTGCTGCGCGAGGGCCTTGAAGCGCTGTTGATCGTCGTCGCGATGATTGCCTTCCTGCGCAAGGCCGACCGGCCCGAAGTGCTGCCCTATGTCCATGCCGGCTGGATTGGCGCGCTGGCGGTGGGCGCCCTGACCTGGGCGATCGCGACCTATGCGATCGGAATCAGCGGCGCGAGCCGCGAACTGACCGAAGGGTTCGGATCGCTGTTCGCGGCCGTCGTCCTGCTCTCCGTGGGAATCTGGATGCATGGCAAAGCCCAGGCGGATCAATGGCAACGCTACATCCGCGAGAAGATGTCGCGCGCGCTGTCGCGGCAGTCGGCCTGGTTCCTGTTCGGCCTCGCTTTCGTCGTCGTCTATCGCGAGGTGTTCGAGACGATCCTGTTCTATGCCGCGCTCTGGACGCAGGGCAATGGCGGCATGATGCTGGCGGGAGCGGGCTCGGCGGTCTTGCTGCTCGGATTCATTGCCTGGGCGATGCTGCGCTACAGCCGCGACCTGCCGATCGCGAAATTCTTCGCCTACAGCGCGTGGCTGATGGCCATCCTCACCATCGTGCTCGCTGGCAAGGGCGTGGCGGCGCTACAGGAAGCAGGCATCATCGACATCGCACCGTTTGCCGGCGGCATTCGCGTTTCGATGCTCGGCATCTTTCCAACATTCCAGTCGATGGGCGCGCAACTGTTGATGCTTGTGGCCGTGGGCGGGGGATTCGTCCTGAATCGTCGCCGGGCTGCAGCCACCTGA
- a CDS encoding transposase, with translation MAQRSIGQEQVGFAGRERAASSLDALVSLIDGSQVAMLIDPLYPAAKGEPAWPPLAMLRALLLSIWYDLSDVKLAKALYDRASFRRLCGFSANEATPERTAFVRFRRLLVAHRLDRTLFEAVTTQLKSKAVMMKTGTLVDCPTFGFKPPALAGKGFSREGL, from the coding sequence GTGGCGCAACGTTCGATTGGACAGGAGCAAGTTGGTTTTGCAGGGCGTGAGCGAGCGGCTTCATCGCTCGACGCGTTGGTATCGCTGATCGACGGGAGCCAGGTCGCGATGCTGATCGATCCGCTCTATCCGGCTGCCAAGGGCGAGCCGGCTTGGCCGCCGCTGGCGATGTTGAGAGCCCTGCTTCTGTCGATCTGGTACGACCTGTCTGACGTGAAGCTGGCCAAAGCGCTCTACGATCGAGCCTCTTTTCGCCGCCTCTGCGGATTTTCCGCGAATGAAGCGACGCCTGAACGTACAGCCTTCGTCAGATTCCGCAGGCTGCTGGTTGCCCACAGGCTTGACCGGACACTGTTTGAAGCCGTGACCACGCAGCTCAAATCAAAGGCGGTGATGATGAAGACCGGAACACTGGTTGATTGTCCCACCTTTGGTTTCAAACCCCCGGCTTTAGCCGGGAAGGGCTTTAGCCGGGAAGGGCTTTAG
- a CDS encoding TolC family protein, whose product MHRFIAALLAVSSCASIAQAQTAASPPHSAPPYTLERALDAAGASSPNLEAANAGVRAADAARTVAGLRPNPEVQVQVENVAGSGLYRGTQSAEVMTGLALPIELGGKRSARIAVADSRSLRARLEAAITLADLRERVTQAYIAAASAERRVEIARQLAGFADEGFRAASTRVTAGAASPIEQQRADVQRVNANVALDQARREAAVARENLGRLIGEPVAGPLDAGWFDRVGGYGPTRPASADGTLILAAAEADVATASAQVRLARSQRIPDVTLSAGARRLSATGDTAAVFGVSIPFPLFNSGRAALSQAQAERQAVDAKRRVTVLDTEQAIAAAQAELANAAATARSTGGPALAAASETARIARIGYAQGRFSQLDLLDAERTLADTRGAFVDALVAYHDAEARLAHLTTPAPDVAGATP is encoded by the coding sequence ATGCATCGCTTTATCGCGGCCCTGCTGGCCGTGTCGTCCTGCGCGTCGATCGCACAGGCGCAGACGGCCGCGTCGCCGCCGCATTCGGCACCCCCATATACGCTCGAACGTGCCCTGGATGCGGCCGGAGCCTCTTCACCCAACCTTGAGGCTGCCAACGCTGGCGTGCGCGCGGCTGACGCGGCGCGCACCGTCGCGGGCCTCCGGCCCAATCCTGAAGTCCAGGTTCAGGTCGAGAACGTCGCGGGCTCAGGTCTCTATCGTGGCACGCAGAGCGCCGAGGTCATGACCGGCCTGGCATTGCCGATCGAACTGGGCGGCAAGCGGTCAGCACGCATCGCCGTTGCAGATTCGCGCAGCCTGCGAGCGCGCCTTGAAGCCGCCATCACGCTCGCCGATCTGCGCGAGCGCGTAACCCAGGCCTATATCGCGGCAGCGTCGGCCGAGCGGCGGGTGGAGATCGCGCGTCAACTCGCCGGTTTCGCGGATGAAGGGTTTCGCGCGGCCAGCACGCGCGTAACCGCCGGCGCCGCTTCTCCGATCGAGCAGCAGCGCGCCGACGTTCAGCGCGTCAATGCCAACGTCGCGCTCGATCAGGCACGGCGGGAGGCGGCCGTTGCGCGGGAGAACCTTGGACGCCTGATCGGCGAGCCCGTTGCGGGGCCATTGGATGCCGGCTGGTTCGATCGGGTCGGCGGATATGGCCCGACGCGACCGGCTTCAGCAGACGGAACGCTCATCCTGGCCGCCGCCGAAGCCGACGTGGCCACGGCAAGCGCACAAGTGCGTCTCGCTCGCTCGCAACGTATCCCCGACGTCACATTAAGCGCCGGGGCACGGCGGCTGTCCGCAACTGGCGACACGGCGGCGGTATTCGGGGTCAGCATTCCCTTTCCGCTGTTCAATAGCGGTCGTGCTGCATTGAGCCAAGCGCAGGCCGAACGGCAGGCGGTCGATGCGAAGCGGCGGGTCACTGTCCTCGACACCGAACAGGCGATCGCCGCCGCGCAGGCCGAGCTTGCCAACGCGGCCGCAACCGCGCGCTCGACGGGCGGACCCGCGCTCGCGGCAGCAAGCGAAACGGCCCGCATCGCCAGGATCGGTTATGCGCAAGGCCGTTTCAGCCAGCTCGATCTGCTTGATGCGGAGAGGACTCTGGCCGACACGAGAGGCGCATTCGTCGATGCGCTGGTCGCCTATCACGACGCCGAGGCGCGCCTGGCGCATCTGACGACACCGGCGCCCGATGTGGCTGGGGCGACGCCATGA
- a CDS encoding efflux RND transporter periplasmic adaptor subunit, producing MITQDKRLLGGVTGAVLLAAIGGFSVARCTADPSVASAPAKDSAESETPSDSLAMTPDAIRDAGIAVETVRAGGLGSEILVQGQVTASPTGEALVTARAGGAVTRVFKRLGDPVRAGEALAIVESRDAAQIAADRTAASARAVLAQKALARERYLFEQNVSARVDLERAEAEATAAEAEARRAQVSVGAANVTKDGRGVIVASPIAGRVTSENVSLGAYVQPEAELFRVADPSKIQVEAAINPGDVARLATGDHAIIELIDGRTVEGRIRAVTPTLNGETRAATALIEVPGGILQAGLGVRVRLMPSQGAPTNAIVVPEDAVQSVDGRDAVFLRTAQGFRAQFVTLGQRSAGRVEIVSGLKSGATVATRNAFLLKAELGKGAGEEE from the coding sequence ATGATAACCCAGGACAAACGACTCCTTGGCGGTGTCACCGGCGCAGTTTTGCTGGCTGCAATCGGTGGTTTCAGCGTCGCACGTTGTACGGCTGATCCGTCGGTGGCATCCGCGCCCGCCAAAGACAGTGCTGAAAGCGAAACACCGTCGGACAGTCTGGCGATGACGCCAGACGCAATCCGCGATGCCGGAATTGCTGTCGAGACCGTTCGAGCCGGCGGCCTCGGCTCGGAGATATTGGTGCAAGGCCAGGTCACAGCCTCACCCACGGGTGAAGCGCTGGTAACGGCACGCGCGGGCGGCGCGGTGACGCGGGTATTCAAGCGGCTCGGCGATCCGGTCCGCGCCGGAGAAGCGCTGGCGATCGTCGAAAGCCGCGATGCGGCACAGATCGCCGCAGATCGCACGGCCGCATCGGCCAGGGCTGTTCTTGCGCAGAAAGCGCTTGCTCGCGAGCGCTACCTGTTCGAGCAGAATGTGTCGGCGCGGGTCGATCTTGAGCGCGCGGAAGCCGAGGCCACCGCGGCCGAAGCCGAAGCCAGGCGAGCGCAGGTGTCCGTTGGCGCGGCTAATGTCACCAAGGACGGCCGTGGCGTTATCGTGGCAAGCCCGATCGCCGGGCGGGTGACCTCCGAGAATGTCAGCCTCGGTGCGTATGTCCAGCCAGAAGCCGAGCTGTTTCGGGTCGCTGATCCGAGCAAAATTCAGGTCGAGGCGGCGATCAATCCCGGCGATGTGGCACGTCTCGCGACCGGTGATCACGCCATCATCGAACTTATTGACGGTCGAACGGTCGAGGGCCGGATACGTGCCGTCACGCCGACTCTGAACGGAGAAACCCGCGCTGCCACGGCGCTCATCGAAGTGCCGGGTGGCATCCTGCAGGCCGGCCTCGGTGTGCGCGTGCGGCTAATGCCCAGTCAGGGCGCGCCGACGAACGCAATCGTGGTTCCGGAAGATGCCGTGCAGAGCGTCGACGGTCGTGACGCAGTGTTCCTTCGCACAGCCCAGGGTTTCCGCGCGCAATTCGTAACGCTCGGCCAGCGCAGTGCAGGCCGGGTCGAGATCGTCTCCGGACTCAAGTCCGGCGCGACGGTCGCCACCCGCAACGCTTTCCTGCTCAAGGCCGAACTCGGCAAGGGCGCGGGCGAGGAGGAATAA